CATTCACGCAGGACACTGCAACTACTGGGTAGCTGATGTAGGGGGAACTAAGTTGGCAACAAGAATATAATCTGATCACAGGTGTGTGCAACTTCTAGTAGCTCGTAGAATTGGGCAAGAAGTAACTTGTTCTCTGCACGCGGAAGCTAGAACCACTGCAGTGAGCAAGCCTGTGCATTTAAAAAGGCACTGAACTCTCGTCAAAAAAGTTGCGATAAGCCTTAAATGTTAAAGAACACCCAGTCAAAATTTCAATTAAGCGTTCTTCCACCTTTCATTCTATTCTAGTCACTTTTTGCAAGCTATAAGGTTGGCGCTCCTTTGCCGGCCGCTGACGAGCGCAGGGAATTCCCTGGAGGGGCGGAGCTCCCCCACCCATTGAGGACGTGGCCGACTGGCTGCAGCCTTGGTGGCTGCACAAGTCCTGAAAGAACCTAACCGCTTTTTACCAGACAAACGCAGAGCCACGACACAGAGGGGGGAAAGCGTTTCAGAAAGTCACCAGGAGCTGACCAACTTTCGACAGCAACTGTGGGTTCTCTGATGTGTTCGCGACAACATAATGTAGTGATTAAGAGAGTTTATGTACTCGCCTCGGGAGGCGcttcatggcccctttaagctgTACAGTCCACATGAATTATATGGTGAGAAGGTCACTCCCAAGCAATCTAGCCTTTTTGGTGTGTGTTCATCCAAACCACATTCTCAATACAAGAATAGAAAAGCAGAGAAACGAATAAAATGGCACCGGTGTACCTTTCTTTTATTTGTCTTTCCAACTGCACTGATGCTAGCATAAATATCATAATGCTTCAATATGCACAGTCAATTTAGTCAGAGACTGCGATCTGTGCTGTTGGGTACCAGTCCAAAACTTGGCACAGTAAGACAGCTGACCCACAACTGGCTTCATTGCTCAAAGAAACTCCACTTGAATACATTTTTGAACACAGAAGTGAATaaagcacaaaggaaaaaaactgctCATCTCACACCTGAACCCAAAAAGTCACAACGGTTCATAGTTCAAGTGTATAGGAAGCAGTTATGAACACTTCAGGTTATGAAAGAAACTAGCAGGAAGGCACCTTGTACATATGCATTAAGAGGTGTACATATGCATTAAGAGGCAGAACAACCGTCCCAGTGGCTCTTTGGTGATGGTAAAAAGTAGCTGAGCGCAAAAGGGATGCGTACGAGCACGTATAGTGCATACGCATCAGACGCTAGGCTCTGGTCCAAGTACTGTCACAAGAACACCGCCAGAGCGCATCAGGTACGTGAGCTGCAACATGCAGCCGTCGACGCTGCTGCTTCCCCCCCACATGGCAAAGTCCAGGTCCAGGAGGCGGTGACTGCTGCCAGGCGCCGACTGGCGGGCTGGGCATTGCTGAGGTATgttgtcgtcgtcatcgtcgctGTCAATCTCAATGACCTCGACAGCTCCCGCCGACTCCTTGGGGGCCTCACATTGGGCGGCAGGTTGCGCTGCAACGAGCTCGGGGACCTCACATTGGGCGGCAGGTTGCGCTGCAAGGAGGAGAACCACAGCTGGCAGCTAGGCCCACAGTGGGGGGCGAATAGAGGTCCTAAATCGCACAAGTCACAAAACTCCAGCTCAGCAAAATCCGTGTGTCCCCTGCAGCCAGTCTTCACCAAAGGCAAGCGGACCATGATTTCCAGTGTCTGCTGTTGGCGGCCACCCATCACCGGTCACAATAAATTGACCACGACCACAACTGTTCCATTTTGTTGCCACAGGTGACAAGACTGTCATCCTATCACTCTGGTGACGTCCACTGCAAGCAGAGGGCCTCTGCCACCGATgctcaattaaccctgtcctgcgccagctgcggtcaccctatgcccgcaaaatTTTGAAATCTCATCTGCTCGCCCGACTTGCTTTTGCCACCggcaacaatttttttctgtgcaataaCTCTAATTTGTTTGGATGGACCACTGCATATCTGCCCTCTGCATCAGACATACCGTCCAAGTCCCTTCCTTCACCTTGCTAATACATGCAGCTCTCTCCTCATACCTTATGTCAACCTACCATTTTCCTGTCATCACTCACTCCGCTCTTCTCAAGTCAATTTCAACAATTTTCAGCAGCATCCTGgtcctgccccataggtgagtccAAGAGAGATACAACCATATTTCCACATATATACAAGGACTGACGTTTTTATGTGCCAGATTTTAAAAAATTCCCGAGTGCAAAATACTGGCCTAGTCGAGAGCAAACAAAGGCAAGTGCCGACGTTTATATCACAAACAACTTTAGCAATAATATTCTGCCTTGTGAGCAAAGTTGTTTGAGATATAAATAAACATCGGCACTTGCCTTTATTTGGTGGAACTAGAAACTTTTCAGCTAAGGCTAAGAGTACATTTTTTGCAGATGTAAGCCAAGCAACCTGTACACCACCAAATACAGGCAAGCAGTggtgtagccagaaattttgtttggggggggtggggggtggggggggtctCATGTTGCAGAGGGGCCTCCTCACAGAAATTGTGGAAAGATCAAACGTGataataataactgcattgccattgacaatgccattgtgtattagataacgctacgcactgtctagacaagtggaatatgtattttttataataaaagaatgtattcgtatgtctcaAAAATcatggcagacatgattacaaaacataaaactgcagGGGACAAGAACGGGGGagaagcacacaggacgagctcgtcctgtttgcttctctcctgtgtcttgccCCCTgatcagttttatgtcttgtaatcatgtcataccaactatccccttatcgttcactcatagcagacataactgatgccaatgcttccatgtttttgcataTTTAATAAGTAAACAAAATATCACGCGAAGTCTAAAACTATATCTGTCcagaaccagcaaagcagtgcatgccgctaaTGTGAAAAatgtaaaggccatgaaattagcaagtagaggacaaatattttaatgaatgtatGTCATTCAAGAGCCGTTAGTTTTGTACATATGTAACGACCGGGGAAAAATcccaatgacgctgtccttcgttccagtgtactgcgtaGCAGTAGCTGTCCCCAGTCATGTATTTTGCGTAACTGCACCAAAATtgtagtcgcaacagcgagccatcgataggccctgGAAAGTTCGTGCTAGGATGGGCCCCCTTgtgttacatgactccaggtgcatagGCGTTGCCACAAAGTCAAAcacgagttagcaatgttcgcacCAAAAATTTTTTCTAGTCTGAAGGagacactgtaggtgacaaaatccagaatgacttccgtaGCGGTGGTTGTTTCAAACAATGGTGCGAGacagtttgaaattttttttttttaggggagggggggggggggggttgaagccCCATAAAATCCCCCTCGCCTGGCCACACTCCTGCAAGCAAGTAGACGTTTATTTAGATCACAAACAACTTTGGAAATAATATTCTACCTTTTAAGCAGTGTTTGATCTTGATTAGGTCAGTATTTTGTATTTTAGGCACATGAATTTTTTAAAACCTGGCACATAAAAATGCAAGTCCCTGTATAACGTGAGGGAAGAGTTTGAGACTTTAAAAATATAATTATAATGAAATCACGGCCTGTTCCGAACCACCTACAGTCGAAGGCTTGGAAAAAAACTGGGAAGGTACGCAAAAATACAGAAGCAATAGATACGTCGATATTATATGAGAAGAAACAATTCAGAGATGCATGCAACATCATTGACCACAGCAAATCCTGTGTAGCGTCAATGCATGCATCCTCCTACACAGCAGTGGCCACCATCATCACTGCGTCATCGCTGCTTCGTGCTCAGTGCTGCCCAGTCCTCTGTATTCACCCACACTTTTTTGCTTTCTCTATTCCACTCAATGCTTTCAGTGCCTTCTCTTTGTGGACGGCCCGCGacgctttcgttcctttgaccatGGGAGCCGCGTGGCCCAAAGGCCATCAAAAAGTTGGCTCCTCCTAGCAGCTTGCAAGCCTGGTGGTGAAGCTTGCTGCAGCTTTCTTGTGgagcatcaaaaaaaaaacattcgcgtTAATTCGTACCTTGGTGAAACCCATCAACTAAGGAAACAAACTGGCtgacggtttagcattgctaagcatgtAATATTGTACCAAAGCATGGTTTTTTGCAGGTAAACACCACTGCCACGTAGCTGAGAGTGCAACTGAGATGTTCAGTGACtttgggagccagttatgcgcctttcctttcctcaaaatcaccggAGTCTACAACATTGATAACGACAATGAACACCAGCCACATTGTGCCGCATTTCTGCCACAAGGTTgccaatgccaacgcatgcaaagcacctctctgtcactactgccacacAGACCAAAGCGCTACAcggacccagagagccagttatgtacctttcctttcctcaaactcaAGTTGTCAACTCCGGGGCCCATTGCTCCAGCGCCACATTTCTGCCACAATGCAAACGGAATGTCACTACCCCACTATTAACCCCACACAGTACAAAGCGcgattaaggtgtccactgaccaaagcgcgattaaggtgtccactgacccaaggagacAGTGATGTGCCTTTTCTTTAGTGACTTCTAAAGGCTTCGTGCAAACAGGCTCATTTTGCAGTGCACAAGGCGAATAGTGCTTTCACGCCAAGAAAACTCATTAAATTCGTGTAAATACACTTGCACTGACACTGGTAACCTACTATTCACAACCTGGGAGCACCTCCAAAATGTaccccaccccattcttattcaacTAATTATTTCCCTCTCTACCAGGCTTAGTGCTGCATGCTGTTTTTGTCATCGCGTATAATGGTATTGCACTTCATGGTCTTGGTCCTTTTAGTATGGAGCCTCCTTCTTCCTGTTTGTCATGTTCAGGGTTCGTGCAAGctatacagaaaaaaattcaaggatattcaaggactttcaaggccctTCTAGGAGGTTTTCAAGGACTTGCTACGAAGCTGTATTTCGTAGTTTCGCAACACAAAagtattttaaaaaaataaacatcttTATTGCACTCAACGTAGGATAACATATCTGTCAAGACGCACCAAGGAAAGTTCAAGAGACCTCCTGAAGCTTTGCCTCAATCTCTTTTTTGAGGTTTAACAATTGCTCAGCCTTAGCCTTTGCTGCTTTTCTCATAGAATTTGATTTGATTATGTAAGTGAGGTCATTGGCTGCTTCCGCCTTTTCAGCATAGTCGTCTGCTGATGCAGTCAGATCGCTAACAGCTGCTTCCAgtatcttcctttttttattgagGCTGTCAAGCTGGTCCTCAGCACAGCGCTTTTTTGACTGCTTGACACATTCTTGTTCCagccttttctgggcttccaagtAAGCACTATAATGATGCCTTGCAGCTGATACCGCCTTCCTCAAATCTTTTGTGATGACAATGTTAAAGATACCACCTGCTTTTTCCACTGCATCGCACACAATTCGTTGTGAGATGTAAGAGAGGCCTTTCAAGTTCTCTACAGAGATCTGTCGGTTTATGCTAAAGCCTCTCTCAACAGTTGCCTGACCATGGCTTAGCACAAGCAAAGATTTTACAACTTTCCACAGCTCTGCATAAGAAGCATTGAACTGCAGAAGTTCACTAAAAAAGGTGTCCAGACTGGTGGCTTTCTCGAAAAGGCGCAGTTGATGTTTTTCTTGCAACAGCTCCATGTACTCTGCAAGTACAGAGTCTCGACGCTGATCTGTCAGCCTCCCTGCCGCAATGAGTGCTTCCAACACTTTCTTGAGGCCTGCCAGGCACTCACTAGGCCTGCAGCACATTTGTCGAGGGTCAAGCGAGAAAAGGCCTCTAACCACTGTGAACCTCAAAAGGCTCTTCTCAAGGACCTTCTTCGTCACTGCGACTAGGAACTGCTTACACTCCATCTTGAACTGAAATACATCTtttgcacttgcattgcacttcTTCAGGATTTGTTCGACTGTGTGACCAACATCCACTTTTTCCAGTGGTGTATGATTCTTTGGGTCCTCTATATCAATTTGCAGCATGCCAGTGATCCCCGCTGCTGAAGACAATGTAGAACACTTGATAAATTTTGTCATTAACTTTCTGACTATCGTCTCCATGTCTCTCGCCAGAAGAAATAACATCGGTTTGTCTGTCTGGAATTCCATTAGGAATGGCTTCAGTGTGGCAGCAACACTAAGAGCAAAATTCAGCTTTACCACTACTAATGTGTCCTGAATGAATTCAACAATGTTCTGAAAAGACACACACTTTGGCAGACTCACTTGCTTCTTCCTTGCGGATTCCACAAACTTCTTCACATCACTCCAGAGTTCCAGAGCTCTTTTGATGACTGCCACATTCTCAACCCAGCGATGGGCAACATATTTCAGAGGAAATACTGCCTTCCCAGTGAGTGCTGAAAAATCATGCCTCCTTGCAGGGGCATCCTCAAACAGTGCACTCAGACTGGACAAAAGGGTGTCGAGTCCCCACTTGCTCGCTACGACGCCTGCCTTGTAGGCATTGTGCAAGTACCCAAGTCAAGACAGTGGACTTGAAAGTTCTGCTGCAGGTGAGATTGCAGCATCTTGAAGAACTTCAGGTTCACGTTGGGTCCGTCCATTGAGATTTGAAGAATCTTCGCCAGTGGCAACGGTTCTAGCGCACTCAGAAGTTGGTCTTTAATATCCTCAGCCGTTGCGTGCCCCATGAAAACAGAAGTGTAGTACTTCGTTACCACCTTTCTGGACGAGTCCCAGATTCATCAAAAAGTACGACATAGTTCTCGCACCGTTCTATATCTCGTTGCAGCGATGACAGAAAAAAAGGTCTGAGGCCGTGGCAGGTTATGTAAGCACATTTCTTCTCACCACATGAGAAGCCTTTAGCGATCTCGCTATCAGGAAACATGCGTTTAAACAACTCGCTTGCTTCCGACGACGATCTGTAGGAGCAGTGGGTTGTGACTAACTTCAGCGTCCATAAAATTTCCGCATCTGTCACCAGCTCGTTTACCTTGCACGCGATGTTGACGTCAGACGACTGCGATGGAGTATCTACGGGTCGCGCGCTCGCGCTAGCGGAAAAATACTCGCGCACCGAACCTGCCGCTGCTCTCTTCATACAGGCGCTGTGCTTTGCACTCTTCATGTGGCTTTTCAGTGCAGACTCGCCCATAGCAACAAGGTCGAAGCACTTTCCGCAAGGTTTGCATTTTGCTCGATGTGGATTCGTAGCATCCGGTGCCACCCAATCCTTGTAGGCGCTGTTACTGAGCCACGCGCTTTGAAATGTACACTTTCCGGGCATTTCTGCGGATCGAGGGATTGCTGCAGTCACATGCAGAGAACTGTCTGAACACAGGGCTGCAGAGAGTAAACGTCAGCGTACGCACGTGCAACGCAAAACCACGAGACGCCGAACCAACGGCCGGTGATGTAGATTGCGATACGGCCGTACACTTTTGAACGGGCGATCACGCCACCTCAATGTGGCCAGCTGTCTAAAGGGCTCCACCAAACTTGTCAAACTTTCAAGAAATTTCGTGTAACAGTCAGTAGAAAAACTATGCGCTGAGAAAATAATCATTTTTCCACTTTATGCACGGGTTtcgcaccgattttttttttgtgtatatcGCGATTTCCATCCCGCACAGGAAatttcaaggactttcaagggttaaaaaaaaattaaacacttTCAAGGGCCTTGAAAACGCAATTtccaaattcaagggttttcaagggttTCAAGGACCTGTGCGCACCCTGCATGTTGTGTTGTCACAAAGAGGCTTATTGCCCGGCTTCCTTCCCATTTCTGCAGCAGGAATTGCATCAAGCCTGCTTTGGCGGCAGTTGTCAGCGCGTTTCTTTTCCCATTCCCTACATCTATTACAAAGCCAATAATTAACACTATATCCCTCACCCACAACAGAAGAATAGACATCCCCATCTGCAGCAATCAGTGTGTTGGTTTCTGAAACCGGCCTTTAGGGAGTTTGGCAACTGGCGCGATTAAAGCGCTCTTGGATGTGGCAAGTAGTCGAGCAGGCCGCTCACGTCGGCTGATGACCTAGCGGTACTCAAGGAACAGCCAGGGGATGCCCTTACCGCAGCCGAAGTGCACACCCTGGGAGCCGCAGCCGTTGCAGACCGCGATCCTCCAGAGACTGCGCAGCAGTGAGAAAAGAAGGGCCGGTTAGCCATACGCTCGGCTTCGACGCAATGCCACAGCCACACTCACCCACTTTCCTGGTGGTGAGTACGCCCCGACGGGCAACGGCAGCGTGGCGCATCGCAGTGTCGGTAGCGAAAGAGCAGGTCCTCAAAAGCGTGAGGCTCCTGCTCCAAGGAAGCATCCCTGTGGTGAGGGAAAGAAGAACCCATCCTGCAGCTCCAACCTTGCCTGCTACCACTTAAAGGGACACTCTGGATAAATTGGAATCTGCCCGTATCAACAGACCACCACATTCTAACAGCAAAGATGCCAGTTCCACTGAAAACTGAGCTTTTTACAAGCTAGAAAACGCCAAAAAAGTGAAATACAGGTCTCACCATCGCCGGCCACTTTCACGAGCAAACCGTGGTGCGGCCAAAGGTTTCAGGCATGGTTAGAAGCTAGGCTGCACCACCACTCACTTCAAAAAGGGAGTTAAGCAGCCTGTTTTGATGTAGATGACAAGAGTATTAGTCGAGTGGTGGGGGaatttttaaattaaatttttCTCATTAAACACATCTTTTATTGGCAGACAAATATTAACACAGCAAGAAATAGCCATTAAATCAATTGTTGCtgataacaaaaataaaatggaGTTATCTGTGTCCTcgctttcaagcaaaaaaaatttgtttcttaGTTTATTTACATCAAATTTTTTAGCATATCAGAAAAAATTTTTATGACCCCTGTCAGAAACTTTCAGTTATATCACCAGACAACTGTTTTCTGATGTATATAAATTTCGTCTGAATCTTATGACAAGACTGGACGATTGAGAAAATGTGTCAGGAGCCTGGCTCAACATTCAACGCGTTCCGACTTGGTGCGCCACAGGTCAAGACatctttagaatttttttttcgcaaagcacAATTTTCAGCTTTCAATTTCTTCAACTCAGTGTCTGTTGACATGTCTAAAGTGAGAAGAAAATTTGATAAAAAGTCTTtaaattcataaatttgaaaaagTGTCTTGACCTGCACTATGCTCCTAGGAATACAAAAAATGAAACGGGGTCAAAATAGATAaagagttggagaaactgctcCGCAAGTAGAGCACCGAAGCAGAAAATATTAACGCAGAAGAACGCCCATTGTTTGACCTTTTCCCCGAAATGCACAGGCACCATGGttcacgaaacaattttttttagggTATATCTAAGTTCACTTCTGCAATGAAACTTGAGAGaagtacaaaagaaaaaagagacatGCAAGCAGATACAACAATTATCAAAAAATAAATCTTTTGTACATTTTTTGAGATTGGAAAGCCATGACCCCTTATATGTGCAGGGATATTCTTAACAAGGCACTGAGAACAACTCCATTCAATTTTTGTGAGCAATGAATATTGATTCTATGGCTCTTACTACCAATGTCACGtattcgatcccagctgcggcagtcacattttgatggaggcgaaatacaataACGCCCGtgcactctgcgatgtcagcacacatcAAATAATCCCAGGTGGTCCAAACTGATCCGGaatccttcactacagcgtccttcgCAGCCCAtaagttgctttggaacgttaacccCACAACTTACAATTTGGTTTTGAagatgaaatatttttttccgcCACTCTAGTAAAACTTTTGACACTAATGAAGACAACCAGGCTATTACGGACTCCTTCATTATCAGCGAAATATAGCCCCTGTCATAAGAATGAGGAAATCAATTGATATTACTGTGTAAAGAGGGCGCTACCGTAACCATGCTACGCGAGCACCCTCTACAGTCATATGGGTATGAACACATGATCGTCGGAATAAAGGGGGCATTTGGTGTCATGCCGCCAGTTGCAAACCTTGGCATCATTCTTCACCCTGGTGCCGGATTGGCATCACCACAGATACTTTGCACCAGCCACATTGCATTTTCAACTTCAGTCACCTGAAGAGCTGAAGAAGAGTGTTGCAACGTATTAGgtgctactgaaaaaaaaaaaaaaacctcaacaGAATTTGACGAGTTGAGAAGGTGCTTGCAAGCAAGATGATGTCcccctaatacccctgtcacactagcaaatttaatgtcattccaatcgaatgtcattcggtgctacacggtaaaaactaatgtcattcgaaaatgacgatcagtgaaaaaaaatagtacaattcaaACACGTCAACGCTCATAAAATATGTTGCAAACtgttgtgtagtgttttaaaagcgggtgagaacatttctgtgcaatattataagcttaaaatattatttctggccattctgcggcacttcatccaccaaaagccaagccaagtacaaagtcaaccacaaatccgaaaaatgtaaacaaacaaaatggctgacacggcgGCGCGCGGcaatgacttctgaaaggtgaagtactcagttacatctttaagtacttccgagctaaacgaacatgtaacgccaaccagcaagaaacacgcaacccagAATGATCGGCGGTagcgggaaaggccctgcttcacggtcggctgctgctgggaccgagagtaatagctatccacgacaACTAGAAGTGTGAAGAAGTTggcaccaaaattaacattttttagcagaactaaataaatacaatttctaactttggcaATGCGCACAAgattttttcgcgtcgcttgtttatgctgcgcgtatggtgtccagagtacacattcggttcgacatcgaatgcgaatgagtttcgttcgatagcgaatgtcattcgaacctaatgacattaaatgttcccgtgtagcagcacaTTAATCGCATTAGGTGCGAATGTCATTCGGTGAGAattacattaaatttgccgtgcgGCAAAGGTGCTGATCAGTGCTCATGCTGGTGGCGGGGGCTGACATGCACGTTTGAACATGGTTTGCTAATTTTAGCGGCAATGCTGTACTGGCTCAGCTTTGTGAATACGGTGCTTCGGTGGGCAGCAGTTCCTTACTGTTCAGGCACGTTGATGCCGTGTTCCTGCATTTCTCTCCGAGAGGCCTCCTGGTTGTTGCAGTGGCCACAGCGGAAGAACTGGCTGTCGGGAATCATGGCCTGGCGC
This region of Amblyomma americanum isolate KBUSLIRL-KWMA chromosome 5, ASM5285725v1, whole genome shotgun sequence genomic DNA includes:
- the LOC144132902 gene encoding uncharacterized protein LOC144132902 → MIPDSQFFRCGHCNNQEASRREMQEHGINVPEQDASLEQEPHAFEDLLFRYRHCDAPRCRCPSGRTHHQESGLWRIAVCNGCGSQGVHFGCAQPAAQCEVPELVAAQPAAQCEAPKESAGAVEVIEIDSDDDDDNIPQQCPARQSAPGSSHRLLDLDFAMWGGSSSVDGCMLQLTYLMRSGGVLVTVLGPEPSV